The following are from one region of the Eubacterium sp. MSJ-33 genome:
- a CDS encoding helix-turn-helix domain-containing protein, whose amino-acid sequence MERKQKAPTEIAEFIRLKRKEKGYATASAFIKATGINKNLYSKIEWDDKLPRFIDAYLIIAKTLDVSLEDIFFKHE is encoded by the coding sequence ATGGAAAGAAAACAGAAAGCTCCAACCGAAATCGCTGAATTTATTCGATTAAAAAGAAAAGAAAAGGGATATGCAACTGCCTCTGCCTTCATCAAAGCAACAGGAATCAACAAAAACCTTTATAGTAAAATCGAATGGGATGACAAACTTCCACGGTTCATCGATGCTTATCTAATCATCGCCAAGACACTTGATGTATCGTTGGAAGATATCTTTTTTAAGCATGAATAA
- a CDS encoding helix-turn-helix domain-containing protein, which translates to MNGDLREKLGKRIKEVRKSKDLTQKTLAEKCDTTTEYIYFIESGNKTPSTEMYIKLSLALDIPLDELFLI; encoded by the coding sequence ATGAATGGTGACTTACGTGAAAAATTAGGAAAGCGTATTAAAGAGGTGCGAAAATCAAAAGATCTAACGCAAAAGACGCTTGCAGAGAAATGTGATACTACTACGGAATATATCTACTTTATTGAATCTGGGAACAAAACACCCTCAACAGAGATGTATATCAAGCTTTCTTTAGCTTTGGATATTCCGCTCGATGAACTTTTTCTTATTTAA
- a CDS encoding helix-turn-helix domain-containing protein yields the protein MANNRNLEEELRSSRIADEELRETEQYSSYLNLLDTFTHNVKAQMEKKGISYKELARKSGVCIRSILRLMNESPMDIGLQMIQKICDALDSDVGAMCDMRKKDDR from the coding sequence ATGGCAAACAATAGAAACCTCGAAGAGGAGCTTAGAAGCAGCAGGATTGCAGATGAAGAGCTGAGAGAAACAGAACAGTATTCCAGCTATCTCAATTTGCTTGATACTTTCACGCACAACGTGAAAGCGCAAATGGAGAAAAAGGGAATCTCATATAAGGAACTTGCCCGGAAGTCAGGGGTTTGTATAAGAAGCATCTTAAGGCTGATGAATGAATCGCCGATGGATATTGGATTGCAGATGATTCAGAAAATCTGTGATGCACTGGATAGTGATGTTGGAGCCATGTGTGATATGAGAAAGAAGGATGATCGGTAA
- the mobQ gene encoding MobQ family relaxase has product MAIYHCSVQVISRNQGRSVVAASAYRSGSKMYNEYDGTTCDYTKKRWIEFTDIMLPPNAPAEYQDREKLWNAVEKAEKSSDAQLAREVELALPAELDIQQNKKLVKEYVQHAFVDVGMCADIAIHNPPKMNDLKQPIDADGYPVKKASDMLFYNPHAHILLTMRPIDEKGRWQAKSEKEYLCMRDGEEKGFTAAEFKCAQTQGWEKQYKYCVSDNPKNKMWLTPSEAEKCNMERVNRNPKATRYGRKNPVTEYWNQKERVEEWRKQWEQTVNRTFEVLKQDIRIDSRSFAERNIEQLPSIHMGVHVTNMERRADRLSLEGKTDEDREITHSDIAELNNEIKEYNGMWVRMKELQARIENKIQSICERIRAITYKIADNVRRMASQRATEKNDKSQLANRIERVQSAKLQIAVENERSRKIISRLQDQKRGARVRGGKIERQIRQEQEKISKRQEYYENILSQCGFKSEGEIATLCKKTVAPVEDVSLTKETEVLKREAEELMHVLPVETQQTLKQDNNKAKAKLQEKSR; this is encoded by the coding sequence ATGGCGATATATCATTGCAGCGTACAGGTTATATCAAGAAATCAAGGAAGGTCAGTGGTAGCTGCATCTGCGTACCGGTCCGGATCGAAGATGTACAACGAATATGATGGTACAACCTGTGATTACACGAAGAAAAGGTGGATTGAGTTCACAGATATAATGCTCCCGCCGAATGCTCCGGCTGAATATCAGGATAGAGAGAAATTATGGAATGCCGTAGAGAAGGCAGAAAAATCTTCCGACGCCCAGCTTGCCCGCGAGGTCGAGCTGGCACTGCCGGCAGAACTTGATATTCAACAGAATAAGAAGCTGGTGAAAGAATATGTACAACATGCATTCGTTGATGTAGGGATGTGCGCTGATATCGCAATTCACAACCCGCCCAAGATGAATGATTTGAAGCAGCCGATAGATGCAGATGGATATCCAGTGAAAAAAGCTTCAGATATGCTGTTTTACAATCCACATGCTCACATATTGTTGACTATGCGTCCGATCGACGAAAAGGGAAGATGGCAGGCAAAAAGTGAGAAGGAGTATCTCTGCATGAGAGATGGAGAAGAAAAAGGATTCACAGCCGCAGAATTCAAGTGTGCGCAGACACAAGGCTGGGAGAAGCAGTATAAATACTGTGTGTCGGATAATCCGAAGAATAAGATGTGGCTCACACCATCAGAGGCAGAGAAATGTAATATGGAACGTGTCAATCGCAATCCCAAAGCAACAAGGTATGGTCGTAAGAATCCTGTTACAGAATATTGGAACCAGAAGGAACGCGTAGAAGAATGGCGCAAACAATGGGAGCAGACAGTCAATCGGACATTCGAGGTTTTGAAACAGGATATCAGGATTGATTCGAGATCGTTTGCAGAGCGGAACATAGAGCAGCTTCCAAGTATCCATATGGGGGTACATGTTACGAATATGGAACGAAGAGCGGATCGACTTTCCTTGGAAGGAAAAACTGACGAAGATAGAGAAATCACACACTCAGATATTGCAGAGCTTAACAACGAGATAAAAGAATACAATGGAATGTGGGTCAGGATGAAGGAACTGCAAGCGCGGATCGAGAATAAGATTCAGAGTATTTGCGAGCGCATAAGAGCGATCACGTACAAGATCGCGGATAATGTCCGAAGAATGGCTTCGCAACGGGCAACCGAGAAAAATGATAAGAGTCAGTTGGCAAACCGGATTGAACGCGTGCAAAGTGCAAAATTGCAAATCGCGGTGGAAAATGAACGATCGCGGAAGATTATATCAAGACTGCAGGATCAAAAGCGCGGTGCGAGGGTCCGGGGTGGGAAGATTGAAAGGCAGATCCGGCAGGAGCAGGAAAAGATCTCCAAGAGACAGGAATATTATGAAAATATACTTTCTCAATGCGGTTTTAAGTCAGAAGGCGAAATCGCCACCCTCTGTAAAAAAACTGTGGCACCTGTAGAAGATGTTTCGTTAACAAAGGAAACAGAAGTATTAAAGCGGGAGGCAGAAGAACTGATGCATGTATTGCCGGTAGAGACACAACAGACTTTGAAACAGGACAACAATAAAGCTAAGGCAAAGCTGCAAGAGAAAAGTCGTTAA
- a CDS encoding AAA family ATPase, whose translation MANMIGIYGDPGMGKSTSLRFLPADQTFYVDCDGKGLNYRGWRDKYNREKGNYIVTSEPDKVIQCLEAVGRNPKYGHIKYFVVDTMNNLWTSEEMRRCKERGYDKWTDLASTSWILVELPSKLREDLTVILLFHSQTERTDDGYEFIRIKTNGRRTEKNAIDSKFLWLLRSVKVDGEYRFETTSHNSTSRTPLDAFKDEYIPNDILQVLEVMKDY comes from the coding sequence ATGGCAAATATGATTGGCATTTATGGCGATCCGGGAATGGGGAAGAGTACGTCACTTCGATTTCTTCCGGCAGATCAGACCTTCTACGTGGATTGCGATGGAAAAGGGCTTAACTACCGCGGTTGGCGGGATAAGTACAACAGAGAAAAGGGCAACTACATCGTTACATCCGAACCAGATAAGGTTATTCAATGCTTGGAAGCAGTTGGCAGGAACCCGAAGTATGGGCATATAAAATACTTTGTGGTAGACACGATGAACAATCTATGGACGTCTGAGGAGATGCGTAGATGCAAAGAAAGAGGTTATGACAAATGGACCGACCTTGCCTCGACCTCTTGGATTTTGGTCGAGCTGCCATCAAAGTTAAGGGAAGATCTTACGGTGATTCTGCTGTTCCATTCTCAGACTGAGCGCACAGATGATGGATATGAATTTATCCGCATCAAGACAAATGGTCGGCGGACAGAGAAGAACGCAATCGATTCAAAGTTTCTGTGGCTGCTTCGATCTGTAAAGGTCGATGGCGAGTATCGATTCGAAACGACAAGCCATAATAGCACAAGCCGGACACCTCTGGATGCCTTCAAGGATGAATACATCCCGAACGATATCTTGCAGGTGTTGGAAGTAATGAAGGATTATTAG
- a CDS encoding DUF669 domain-containing protein has product MLKKFTDYDQVDVNALNNATLPKGAYNMQIKGVQLMSGDKGQYLRVDMDICDGEYKNFFAKKFENQSGERKNWGCSFFVSIPAEDGSKGDNFKKLLFKTFILNVEDSNQGFHWNWNESELEGKYVGGLFVLKEFRGSDGEIHTIVNIAGTCTLKRVADGTYKLPKDKLLPKERDNGFKDVDLMQEDIVLPFD; this is encoded by the coding sequence ATGTTAAAGAAATTTACAGACTATGATCAGGTGGATGTGAATGCATTGAATAATGCAACACTTCCAAAGGGTGCATACAACATGCAGATTAAGGGTGTACAGCTTATGTCAGGTGACAAAGGACAGTATCTGCGTGTAGACATGGATATCTGTGATGGCGAATATAAGAACTTCTTCGCAAAAAAGTTCGAGAACCAGAGCGGTGAGAGGAAAAATTGGGGATGCAGCTTCTTCGTATCTATCCCAGCGGAAGATGGTTCAAAGGGTGATAACTTCAAGAAGCTGCTCTTTAAGACTTTTATACTGAACGTCGAAGATTCAAACCAAGGATTCCACTGGAACTGGAACGAGAGTGAGCTGGAGGGAAAATACGTCGGAGGGCTTTTTGTACTCAAAGAGTTTCGGGGAAGTGATGGAGAAATTCATACGATCGTGAATATCGCGGGTACATGTACGCTGAAGCGGGTAGCGGATGGAACATATAAGCTGCCGAAGGATAAGTTGCTTCCAAAGGAGCGGGATAATGGCTTTAAGGATGTAGATCTGATGCAGGAAGATATTGTGCTTCCATTTGACTAA
- a CDS encoding ERCC4 domain-containing protein — MEAYEKKRLLDSFEILVDTREQQTQKLENRCGDFGCGYQRATLDYGDYAYNIKLPGGMPLHDTADRVRALAVVERKMNLDELAICLTSQRERFVRELERARENQARVYLLVENGDWDMIIAGKYKSWMRPKAYAASLSTFMTRYNLQIVFVSDYNSGILIKDILFHDCRERLERGDFG, encoded by the coding sequence ATGGAGGCGTACGAGAAGAAACGGTTGCTGGATTCATTCGAGATCTTGGTTGACACGCGGGAGCAGCAGACACAGAAGCTGGAAAACCGGTGTGGAGATTTCGGTTGCGGATATCAAAGGGCAACATTGGATTATGGCGATTATGCCTATAATATTAAGTTGCCCGGCGGTATGCCGCTTCATGATACTGCTGATCGTGTAAGAGCTTTGGCGGTTGTGGAACGAAAGATGAATCTGGATGAGCTGGCAATCTGTTTGACAAGTCAGCGGGAGCGGTTTGTGCGGGAATTGGAACGTGCAAGAGAGAATCAGGCACGTGTGTATCTGTTGGTTGAGAACGGTGACTGGGACATGATTATTGCTGGAAAATATAAATCATGGATGCGTCCAAAGGCATATGCTGCGTCGCTATCAACGTTTATGACACGATACAATCTGCAGATTGTATTTGTATCGGATTACAACTCGGGAATTTTGATTAAAGATATTCTGTTTCATGACTGCCGGGAACGGCTGGAAAGAGGTGACTTTGGGTGA
- a CDS encoding ATPase domain-containing protein: MYDFSPYDARRFADFMGIETKERGEELVFRFCPYCRNSTSDKYRFSINLTNGKYHCFRRSCGAKGNMLTLARDFNFDLGDGTAGRRGSFKKFREIDTGTKPESKPEAIEYMKKRGISEAITRKYNITVQNSDANVMVFPFYDDKDCLRFVKYRVMNYDKKIHSCKEWAERGCMPILFGMNHCNLENQVLILTEGQIDALSVAEAGIENALSVGTGAKGFSWIQHCWEFLEKFKTIIVFGDYENGEVTLVETVAKRFNGQVKQVRVEDYLDCKDANEILMKHGVDAVRYAVEHAQLVRYPNIIPLADVERINLNAMEHVTTGIKQLDGVLGGFYFGELVVLTGERGDGKSTLASQFATIAVSKGYNVFAYSGELMNWFFKGWMEYQFSGPDHINRIQNENGNDNYSVDASYLEQIENWYRERVYIFDNNAIGTKDEQIALIDTIETAIRQYDCRYLVIDNLMTALVDDLSSDQYRQQTIFVNGLVSLAKKYNVLIILIAHPRKQQGVAFENDDVAGSSNITNLADIVLRYSRPRLSDNQDSDERILTVHKNRLTGKLNRKGIKMYFDPASKRISDTKGEFTWKLGWEDYSSDDMEGE; encoded by the coding sequence ATGTATGATTTTTCTCCATATGATGCGCGAAGATTCGCGGACTTCATGGGAATCGAGACGAAAGAAAGAGGCGAGGAACTTGTATTTCGGTTCTGCCCATACTGTAGAAATTCTACGTCTGACAAGTATCGATTCAGTATAAATCTTACCAATGGCAAGTATCATTGCTTTCGGAGAAGCTGCGGTGCAAAAGGAAATATGCTTACGCTTGCACGAGATTTTAACTTTGATCTGGGCGATGGCACAGCTGGAAGACGAGGTTCCTTCAAAAAGTTTCGTGAGATTGACACAGGGACAAAACCGGAATCGAAGCCGGAAGCAATCGAGTATATGAAGAAACGTGGAATCTCAGAAGCGATAACAAGAAAATATAATATCACTGTGCAAAATAGCGATGCAAATGTGATGGTGTTTCCTTTCTACGATGACAAGGATTGTCTCAGATTTGTGAAGTATAGGGTAATGAACTACGATAAGAAGATTCATAGCTGCAAGGAATGGGCTGAACGTGGATGTATGCCGATCCTGTTCGGGATGAACCACTGCAACCTCGAGAATCAGGTTCTGATTCTGACCGAGGGACAGATTGATGCACTATCCGTAGCGGAAGCTGGAATTGAAAATGCACTGTCGGTTGGAACAGGAGCAAAGGGCTTTTCATGGATCCAGCATTGCTGGGAATTCTTAGAAAAATTCAAAACGATTATCGTATTCGGAGATTATGAAAATGGAGAAGTGACGCTGGTAGAAACGGTTGCAAAACGCTTCAACGGGCAGGTAAAGCAGGTGCGGGTGGAAGATTACCTCGACTGCAAGGATGCAAATGAGATACTTATGAAACATGGTGTAGATGCAGTCAGGTATGCAGTTGAACATGCACAGCTGGTCAGGTATCCGAACATTATTCCGTTGGCAGACGTGGAGCGTATAAACCTGAATGCAATGGAGCATGTGACAACCGGAATCAAACAGCTGGATGGCGTATTAGGTGGATTTTATTTCGGTGAACTGGTCGTTCTAACAGGAGAACGCGGCGATGGGAAATCAACACTTGCTTCTCAGTTTGCAACGATTGCCGTCAGCAAAGGGTATAACGTATTTGCATACTCAGGAGAGTTGATGAACTGGTTCTTCAAAGGATGGATGGAATATCAATTCAGCGGACCAGATCATATTAACCGGATTCAGAATGAAAACGGAAATGACAACTATTCTGTTGACGCCAGCTATCTGGAACAGATTGAAAACTGGTATCGGGAGCGGGTATATATTTTCGACAATAACGCCATCGGTACGAAGGATGAGCAGATTGCGTTGATCGATACGATAGAAACAGCAATTCGACAGTACGATTGCAGGTATCTTGTTATTGATAATCTTATGACAGCCTTGGTAGATGATCTTTCATCGGATCAGTATCGTCAACAAACGATATTTGTCAATGGTTTGGTAAGTCTGGCGAAAAAATACAATGTGTTGATAATACTGATTGCACACCCAAGAAAACAGCAGGGAGTGGCTTTCGAGAATGACGATGTGGCAGGCAGCTCCAACATAACCAATCTGGCAGATATAGTTCTTCGGTATAGCAGACCAAGATTGTCGGATAATCAGGATAGTGATGAGAGAATCCTGACTGTACACAAAAATCGGCTGACAGGAAAACTGAACCGCAAAGGAATTAAGATGTATTTTGACCCTGCATCCAAACGAATCTCAGATACAAAAGGTGAATTCACATGGAAGCTTGGATGGGAGGATTACAGCTCGGATGACATGGAGGGTGAGTAG